A single window of Aythya fuligula isolate bAytFul2 chromosome Z, bAytFul2.pri, whole genome shotgun sequence DNA harbors:
- the TESK1 gene encoding dual specificity testis-specific protein kinase 1, producing MALGVLGGAEMEWEKLPRRPGLAPRGERAEEGEGEAAGPWPGCGRLRPSSYRALRSAVSTLARIDDFYCEKIGAGFFSEVFKVRHRQSGQIMVLKMNKLTSNRGNMLREVQLMNRLSHPNILRFMGVCVHQGQLHALTEYINGGNLEQLLDSPVPLSWSTRIQLALDIARGLRYLHSKGIFHRDLTSKNCLVRCEASGYTAVVGDFGLAEKIPTYSEGSEKEPLAVVGSPYWMAPEVLRGEIYNEKADVFAYGIILCETIARVPADPDYLPRTEDFGLDVTAFRTMVGIDCPAAFLQLAFHCCSMQPTSRPSFLEITQCLEGVLQHQLGVEGAGATLFSIRDSLPAPGTTPALNGVAGRAPSRAEQSPLRELGTQHLQPDQRLSRSQSDVFPPKSPTPLRPPEPCVGARTKETPARVNPFSQREDLKGGKIKLFDTPSKSVISLTFDLPPPAPLQLGTPVTPEPAVEVQCDFSAPAAAPRKCHSLPASPELPRRGGLELGVGSPARPHSPKRGQEDVGEMENGVRASPLSPAAEEQMDCSPESPEPPPRVPAPAPATSNFIRTAASGAQPWHLEPRAPNGLLFNNNHVVVSKPHAWGSGLERGFSELSIPCAAAALERTERAAMLPGHGPGTVLEQDEVLPCPGCCLGPFSFSFASVCHRPAPSPPRYQNLNCEAKSLLCHERGRLQKAPGPMLAEPSLKLPEAQS from the exons ATGGCGCTGGGGGTGCTCGGCGGGGCCGAAATGGAGTGGGAGAAGCTGCCGCGGAGGCCCGGGCTGGCACCGAGGGGGGAACGAGCCGAGGAAGGCgagggggaggcggcggggccgtggcCGGGCTGCGGGAGGCTGCGGCCCTCCTCGTACCGGGCGCTGCGCAGCGCCGTCTCCACCCTGGCGCGCATCGACGATTTCTACTGCGAGAAGATCGGCGCCGGATTCTTCTCCGAGGTCTTCAAG GTGCGGCACCGCCAGTCGGGGCAGATCATGGTGCTGAAGATGAACAAGCTGACGAGCAACCGGGGCAACATGCTGCGGGAGGTGCAGCTGATGAACCGCCTCTCGCACCCCAACATCCTCAG GTTCATGGGGGTGTGCGTGCACCAGGGGCAGCTGCACGCGTTGACGGAG TACATCAACGGCGGCaacctggagcagctgctggacaGCCCCGTGCCCCTCTCCTGGTCCACGCGCATCCAGCTGGCCCTCGACATCGCCCGGGGGCTGCGCTACCTGCACTCCAAGGGCATCTTCCACCGCGACCTCACCTCCAAG aacTGCCTGGTGCGCTGCGAGGCCAGCGGCTACACGGCTGTGGTGGGAGACTTCGGCCTGGCGGAGAAGATCCCCACCTACAG cgaGGGCAGCGAGAAGGAGCCACTGGCTGTGGTGGGCTCCCCGTACTGGATGGCGCCCGAGGTGCTGCGAGGGGAGATCTACAACGAGAAG GCTGATGTGTTTGCCTACGGCATCATCCTGTGCGAGACCATCGCTCGCGTCCCCGCGGACCCCGACTACCTGCCCCGCACCGAG GATTTTGGCCTGGACGTCACTGCTTTCCGCACCATGGTGGGAATCGACTGCCCTGCCGCCTTCCTCCAGCTGGCTTTCCACTGCTGCAGT ATGCAGCCGACCTCCCGCCCCTCGTTCCTGGAAATCACACAGTGCCTGGAGGGCgtcctgcagcaccagctgggTGTGGAGGGCGCTGGGGCCACCCTCTTCAGCATCAGGGACAGCCTGCCCGCACCTGGCACCACGCCTGCACTCAACG GGGTGGCCGGGAGGGCGCCCAGCCGTGCCGAGCAGTCACCCCTGCGCGAGCTGGGGACGCAGCACCTGCAGCCGGACCAGCGCCTGTCCCGCAGCCAGTCCGACGTGTTCCCCCCCAAATCGCCCACCCCGCTGCGGCCGCCCGAGCCCTGCGTCGGGGCCAGGACCAAGGAGACGCCGGCGCGCGTCAACCCCTTCTCCCAGCGCGAGGACCTGAAGGGGGGCAAGATCAAGCTCTTCGACACGCCCAGCAAGTCGGTCATCTCGCTCACCTTCGACctgccccccccggccccgttGCAGCTCGGCACCCCCGTGACGCCCGAGCCGGCCGTGGAGGTGCAGTGTGACTTCTCGGCGCCCGCCGCGGCCCCACGCAAGTGCCACTCGCTGCCCGCCTCCCCCGAGCTGCCCCGCCGCGGGGGCCTGGAGCTGGGTGTGGGATCCCCAGCTCGGCCCCACAGCCCGAAGCGGGGCCAGGAGGATGTTGGAGAGATGGAGAACGGGGTCCGTGCctcccccctcagccccgcGGCGGAGGAGCAGATGGACTGCAGCCCTGAGAGCCCTGAGCCGCCGCCGCGGGTCCCCGCGCCAGCACCCGCCACCAGCAACTTCATCCGCACGGCGGCCTCGGGggcccagccctggcacctgGAGCCGCGGGCACCCAACGGGCTGCTCTTCAACAACAACCACGTGGTGGTCAGCAAGCCGCACGCCTGGGGCAGCGGGCTGGAGCGAGGCTTCTCCGAGCTCAGCATCCCCTGCGCCGCCGCGGCGCTGGAGCGGACGGAGCGCGCGGCCATGCTgcccgggcacggccccggcaccgtgctggagcaggacgaggtgctgccctgccccggCTGCTGCTTGGGGCCTTTCAGCTTCAGCTTCGCCTCCGTTTGCCACCGGCCCGCGCCCAGCCCTCCCCGCTACCAGAACCTCAACTGCGAGGCCAAGAGCCTCCTCTGCCACGAGCGCGGCCGCCTCCAGAAAGCCCCGGGGCCGATGCTGGCGGAGCCCAGCCTGAAGCTGCCGGAGGCACAGTCCTAG
- the CD72 gene encoding B-cell differentiation antigen CD72, producing the protein MAQSVLYADLRFAKGPGGRGTASQALEAALGMDEAESPYENMASGPAPAGPAGEGTLESPGRCSRRLCVSAGLLVTCLLLMVAAVVLGACYWQATRELRDTSLEQAAERGRFSQEARAWEQSLEQARRELAQARAELQRAWREGNSSLLELDRQEAELARVSIALAGAERELQDVQGRLNTSESTVSLLRSCTAVDCCPSGWLLYRGKCLFVSSEKKTWDDSRAECESKYSQLLITKSWSRWTVPTFLKNADTVYWIGLQKTSFPWYDYGWLEEGEPDSDGITDAWFWVDGSLYDRPWQSKLNGSCAVISRGNIKPAPCKAEDDLHLWICEKAAGPSSPFG; encoded by the exons ATGGCACAGAGCGTGCTCTACGCCGACCTGCGCTTCGCCAAGGGGCCGGGGGGCCGCGGCACGGCCAGCCAGGCGCTGGAGGCAG ccctaGGCATGGACGAAGCCGAGAGCCCCTACGAGAACATGGCATCGGGGCCGGCACCAGCGGGGCCGGCTGGGGAAGGGACCTTGGAAAGCCCAG GGCGCTGCTCCCGGCGGCTCTGCgtctctgcggggctgctggtcacctgcctgctgctgatggtggctgccgtggtgctgggggccTGCT ACTGGCAGGCGACCCGCGAGCTGCGGGACACGTCCCTGGAGCAGGCGGCCGAGCGCGGCCGCTTCTCGCAGGAGGCGCGGGCGTgggagcagagcctggagcaGGCGCGCCGGGAGCTGGCGCAGGCGCGCGCGGAGCTGCAGCGAGCGTGGCGAGAGGGCaacagcagcctgctggagctggacaGGCAGGAGGCCGAGCTGGCACGCGTCTCCATAGCCCTGGCTGGTGCTGAGAGAGAGCTGCAGGACGTCCAAGGGAGGCTCAACACCAGCGAGAGCACCGTGAGCCTGCTGCGCTCCTGCACGGCTGTAG ACTGCTGCCCCTCGGGCTGGCTGCTGTACCGCGGCAAGTGCCTCTTCGTGTCCTCGGAGAAGAAGACGTGGGATGACAGCAGAGCGGAGTGCGAGAGCAAATACTCCCAGCTCCTGATCACCAAGTCCTGGAGTCGCTGGACCGTGCCG ACCTTCCTGAAGAACGCGGACACCGTGTACTGGATCGGGCTGCAGAAGACCAGCTTCCCCTGGTACGACTACGGCTggctggaggaaggggagcCAGACAGCGACGGCATCACGGACGCCTGGTTCTGGGTGGACGGCTCGCTCTACGACAG GCCCTGGCAGTCGAAGCTGAACGGGTCCTGTGCCGTGATCAGCCGCGGGAACATCAAGCCGGCGCCGTGCAAGGCTGAGGACGACCTGCACCTCTGGATCTGCGAGAAGGCGGCGGGGCCGAGCTCCCCTTTCGGGTGA
- the LOC116500490 gene encoding B-cell differentiation antigen CD72-like — protein sequence MAHSVLYADLRFAKGPRGHGMASGVLGEAPGMDDADSPYENVAPGPAPVRPAGEGTRHSPGRCSRWRCVSAGLLAASLLLLVALVALGTCYWQATRELRDTSLEQAAERGRFSQEARAWEQSLEQARRELAQARAELQRAWREGNSSLLELGRQEAELARVSIALAGAQRELQDVQGRLEAGERAASSLRACLDADCCPPGWLLYHGKCLFVSSERKSWWQSQDDCEGRASRLLLHGERQAWALPPFLHAGGSKYWVEEQISSATGKVVQEDEELYEMHTYTAKCSLSAAKGIERSSCRRYHQWICEQPPRLSSMSKALASLLDEE from the exons ATGGCACACAGCGTGCTCTACGCCGACCTGCGCTTCGCCAAGGGGCCTCGGGGACACGGCATGGCcagcggggtgctgggggaag cccccggcaTGGATGATGCCGACAGCCCCTACGAGAACGTGGCACCGGGGCCGGCACCCGTGAGGCCGGCTGGGGAAGGGACCCGGCACAGCCCAG GGCGCTGCTCCCGGTGGCGCTGCGTCTCCgcggggctgctggcagccagcctgctgctgctggtggccctggTGGCCCTGGGGACCTGCT ACTGGCAGGCGACCCGCGAGCTGCGGGACACGTCCCTGGAGCAGGCGGCCGAGCGCGGCCGCTTCTCGCAGGAGGCGCGGGCGTgggagcagagcctggagcaGGCGCGCCGGGAGCTGGCGCAGGCGCGCGCGGAGCTGCAGCGAGCGTGGCGAGAGGGCaacagcagcctgctggagctgggcaggcaggaggccGAGCTGGCACGCGTCTCCATAGCCCTGGCCGGCGCccagagggagctgcaggacgTGCAGGGGCGCCTCGAGGCCGGCGAGCGTGCGGCCAGCAGCCTGCGCGCCTGCCTGGACGCAG ACTGCTGCCCCCCGGGCTGGCTGCTCTACCACGGCAAGTGCCTCTTCGTGTCCTCGGAGAGGAagagctggtggcagagccAGGACGACTGCGAGGGGAGAGCCtcccggctgctgctgcacggCGAGCGGCAGGCGTGGGCGCTGCCG CCTTTCCTGCACGCGGGCGGCTCCAAGTACTGGGTGGAGGAGCAGATTTCCAGCGCCACCGGGAAGGTCGTGCAGGAGGACGAGGAGCTGTATGAGAT GCACACTTACACTGCCAAGTGCTCGCTGTCAGCAGCCAAAGGCATCGAGCGGTCGTCGTGCAGGAGGTACCACCAGTGGATCTGCGAGCAGCCCCCGAGGCTCAGCAGCATGTCCAAGGCCCTCGCCTCGCTCCTGGACGAGGAGTGA